The following coding sequences are from one uncultured Bacteroides sp. window:
- a CDS encoding glycyl-radical enzyme activating protein, which produces MKIRTEQTEHSLHSHRIRVFDVAELSKHDGPGVRTVVYFQGCSAQCEWCHSPHSQTYKAPLMFISSLCLNCGRCAKVCQQKVHEFGEAGHILHRERCTSCGACIEECPTSTSGIKGSALHLPTTETTVSSLWAQIFPYLRLTRKEGGITLSGGEALLQLEAAEELLQLCKQEGIHTAIETSGLLPLGIYKKVAPLVDLWLFGMRVITGNKHKRHDEEICMALNYLVNKGANILPQIPMIPGYFDRDDILQSITSILIKNKIKTVSILPWNRDFDLNYRYADISLKMDAPSTHEIEYCESKIISFFTHLNFNIYERESMEFKSGKPDE; this is translated from the coding sequence ATGAAAATACGCACCGAACAAACGGAACATAGCCTGCACTCTCATCGTATCAGAGTATTTGATGTCGCAGAATTATCGAAGCATGATGGCCCCGGTGTTCGTACAGTAGTCTATTTTCAAGGATGCTCGGCACAGTGTGAATGGTGCCACTCTCCACACTCACAAACATATAAAGCACCTTTGATGTTTATCTCCTCCTTGTGCCTAAACTGTGGACGTTGTGCAAAAGTTTGCCAGCAGAAAGTACATGAATTTGGCGAAGCAGGACACATCTTACATAGAGAACGTTGTACAAGCTGTGGTGCTTGTATTGAAGAGTGCCCCACAAGCACTTCCGGAATAAAAGGTAGTGCTCTGCATTTGCCTACTACAGAAACAACTGTCTCATCCCTTTGGGCACAGATTTTCCCATATCTCCGCCTGACCCGCAAGGAAGGTGGTATAACCTTGTCGGGAGGGGAAGCTTTGCTTCAATTAGAAGCAGCAGAGGAACTGCTACAACTGTGCAAACAAGAGGGAATACATACAGCGATTGAAACGTCCGGACTATTGCCTTTGGGTATTTATAAGAAAGTTGCTCCACTAGTCGACCTATGGTTATTTGGGATGCGTGTGATTACCGGGAATAAGCATAAACGACACGACGAAGAGATCTGTATGGCTCTCAACTATCTAGTAAACAAAGGAGCCAATATTCTACCACAAATACCGATGATACCTGGTTACTTTGATAGAGATGATATTTTACAGAGTATTACCTCCATTTTGATAAAAAATAAAATAAAGACAGTCAGTATATTACCGTGGAACAGAGATTTTGACTTAAACTATCGATATGCCGATATTAGCCTAAAAATGGATGCACCCAGTACTCATGAGATAGAGTATTGTGAATCCAAAATAATATCTTTTTTTACTCACTTAAATTTTAATATCTATGAAAGAGAATCGATGGAATTTAAATCTGGAAAACCAGATGAGTAG
- a CDS encoding pyruvate formate lyase family protein, producing MKENRWNLNLENQMSSRVKRLYDVLINKALGDRSGEWFTQDMFDNVVNNNNATRDNKYPLWKSIENCSVIVRRAVAIDRMLKAMTNKECSKKTHTADILEGDLLLGVMPMGSNGLGKMFPHFLTEDELRAGSITNRNAASLFGHNSMNYTELLSDGLQVKIDTCSKKLDELAPQIKKAKSIVKKLYEDYDKRNKESDPSEKDEENLRMLRLEEGKLIALKKKFDFYWSAKLSCKAVIDYADRWSAIAQEEAKKHPERSEELLELARIAHKVPRLPASTFHEAVQSICFFHIALHASMNLISLGRLDQVLQPYLSNPSKDDKYSPIEIFECLILKCAGRLNLSSKYLVKQDHVDYATVLGTHPYYIDQKAGVNNFLQNIIIGGKKPDGSDATNDCTFLILQAIQNVNLPAPGIYVRLHKDSPKELYEKIAQSIYQTKNNPSILNDEIMIPAMYNALMQDEKNTNEVNASMQALANDYCVDGCWEPILNGESDWTFGMMVGLQALESALNQGASLKKDDELFRGAKVSPSTPIPQSFEEVMKYLKVHMQFFVDQSIMSLFMYYMIDENAAPSPLFSAYLKGCMERGRDKAAGGAYHNLGGLILGSVPDMVNQLAALKLWVYEKKKYSLELVCEAIRENFGQNQSTGGNISEEEEIIIDTKKLKYDVMRHDFDKKSPKFGNNDPIADELTCQILDMFYQCVQESAKFGKYLFQDVHPEKEWRKVASLRSLAGYYGLPLGMTYDIKMKVTAGLGTFEQYNWQGRGAAASANRLDGMPIAPNFSPVPGTVDQGIMGTLSSLSKFKLNRFAAGVITDICLKDENVTPGIVEQIIQDFIAQGGGMMTMAIGTSDLYKKIKEVATEAVKQPEEKAIEMLSPYAGVNVRIGGWQTPFITLPLDHMDNYIKRPVDER from the coding sequence ATGAAAGAGAATCGATGGAATTTAAATCTGGAAAACCAGATGAGTAGTAGAGTTAAAAGACTCTATGATGTTTTGATCAACAAAGCCCTCGGAGATCGTTCGGGAGAGTGGTTTACTCAGGATATGTTCGATAATGTAGTGAACAACAATAACGCTACTAGGGACAATAAATATCCATTATGGAAATCTATTGAAAACTGTTCAGTCATTGTACGACGGGCAGTGGCTATCGACCGCATGCTTAAAGCCATGACGAACAAAGAATGTAGTAAGAAAACACATACGGCGGATATTCTTGAAGGCGATTTGCTTTTGGGAGTAATGCCGATGGGGTCTAACGGATTAGGAAAGATGTTCCCACATTTCCTTACTGAAGATGAATTACGGGCAGGTTCTATCACCAACCGTAATGCCGCCTCTCTCTTTGGTCACAATTCTATGAATTATACTGAATTACTTAGTGACGGTTTACAAGTAAAGATAGATACTTGTTCAAAGAAATTAGATGAATTGGCGCCTCAAATTAAAAAAGCCAAGAGCATTGTAAAAAAACTCTATGAAGATTATGACAAACGTAATAAAGAGTCTGATCCTTCCGAAAAAGATGAGGAAAACTTAAGAATGTTACGATTAGAGGAAGGGAAACTGATTGCCCTGAAAAAGAAATTTGATTTCTATTGGTCAGCCAAGCTATCTTGCAAAGCTGTAATAGATTATGCCGACCGCTGGTCTGCAATTGCCCAAGAAGAAGCAAAAAAACATCCCGAAAGAAGTGAAGAGCTATTGGAGTTGGCACGCATTGCACACAAAGTTCCTCGCCTACCTGCCAGTACATTCCACGAAGCTGTACAAAGTATTTGTTTCTTCCATATCGCTCTACACGCTTCTATGAACTTAATCTCTTTAGGCAGACTAGATCAGGTGTTGCAACCCTATCTGAGTAATCCCAGTAAAGATGATAAGTACAGTCCAATTGAAATATTCGAATGTTTAATACTCAAATGTGCGGGACGTCTTAACTTGAGTTCTAAATATTTAGTAAAGCAAGATCATGTGGATTATGCTACCGTACTAGGCACGCATCCCTATTATATTGACCAGAAAGCAGGAGTCAACAATTTCTTGCAAAACATCATTATCGGTGGTAAAAAGCCGGATGGATCGGATGCTACAAATGATTGTACTTTCCTTATTCTCCAAGCAATTCAGAATGTCAACTTACCCGCCCCGGGCATTTATGTGCGTTTGCATAAAGACAGCCCGAAGGAATTATATGAAAAAATAGCTCAATCAATCTATCAGACCAAAAATAATCCTTCTATTTTAAATGATGAGATTATGATTCCTGCCATGTACAACGCTTTGATGCAGGATGAAAAGAACACGAATGAAGTAAATGCTTCTATGCAAGCATTAGCCAATGACTATTGCGTAGATGGCTGTTGGGAACCAATCTTAAATGGAGAGTCAGACTGGACTTTTGGCATGATGGTAGGGTTGCAAGCTCTAGAATCAGCATTGAACCAAGGAGCATCTTTAAAGAAAGACGACGAGCTATTCCGAGGAGCCAAGGTATCTCCAAGCACTCCTATTCCTCAAAGCTTTGAAGAGGTCATGAAATACCTGAAAGTCCACATGCAATTCTTTGTTGACCAGTCTATCATGTCTCTCTTCATGTACTACATGATAGATGAAAATGCAGCACCCTCTCCTTTATTCTCGGCATACCTCAAAGGTTGTATGGAGAGAGGACGAGATAAAGCAGCAGGAGGAGCTTACCATAATCTAGGAGGTTTAATTTTAGGTTCCGTACCAGATATGGTGAATCAGTTGGCTGCTTTGAAACTCTGGGTTTATGAGAAGAAGAAATATAGCTTAGAGCTAGTTTGTGAAGCGATCCGTGAAAACTTCGGACAGAATCAATCAACAGGAGGAAATATATCAGAAGAGGAAGAAATAATAATAGATACAAAGAAATTGAAATACGACGTAATGCGCCATGATTTTGATAAAAAATCTCCTAAATTCGGGAACAATGATCCTATAGCTGATGAACTAACCTGCCAGATATTAGATATGTTCTATCAATGTGTTCAGGAATCTGCTAAGTTTGGTAAATATCTATTCCAAGATGTGCATCCAGAAAAAGAATGGCGAAAAGTGGCTTCTTTACGCAGCTTAGCCGGATATTACGGACTTCCGCTCGGAATGACTTATGACATAAAAATGAAGGTGACTGCCGGTTTAGGTACTTTTGAACAATACAACTGGCAAGGACGTGGTGCTGCTGCTTCAGCAAATCGTTTGGATGGTATGCCTATCGCCCCTAACTTCTCCCCTGTTCCGGGAACTGTTGATCAAGGTATAATGGGAACATTAAGTTCTTTGTCTAAATTTAAGCTCAATCGATTTGCAGCCGGAGTTATCACCGATATTTGTCTCAAAGACGAGAATGTAACACCCGGCATCGTAGAACAGATCATTCAAGATTTCATTGCTCAAGGTGGTGGAATGATGACAATGGCTATAGGAACATCTGATTTATATAAGAAGATAAAAGAAGTAGCTACAGAAGCTGTTAAACAGCCTGAAGAAAAAGCGATAGAAATGCTTAGCCCTTACGCCGGAGTAAACGTACGTATTGGAGGATGGCAAACGCCTTTCATCACATTACCACTGGATCACATGGATAATTACATCAAGCGTCCTGTGGATGAGAGATAA
- a CDS encoding lysylphosphatidylglycerol synthase transmembrane domain-containing protein, whose translation MTNEIKTFKRFYIFLPVIIGLSVVTWLFYEEFDSALFKDIHLSSRLLGGLLLAFFFMFGRDAGLIWRFRLISDHSLSWRQAFNVNMLCEFTSAVTPSSVGGSSLIVLFLNKEGINAGRSSALMISCLFLDELFLVLACPVALLLFSFSDLFGDVTILSSGIRFFFFSIYAAISLWTFLLFFALFKRPEYVKRILLAIFRLPFIRRWRRSVETLTENLVQSSGEMSRKPMTFWLRAFGITCLSWTSRYLVVNALFFAFATEGSQLLAFARQLVLWVLMTISPTPGGSGVSEYIFQIYYADFFAVSGMALVVTFVWRIITYYMYLFIGALIIPTWVKNLKN comes from the coding sequence ATGACGAATGAAATCAAAACGTTCAAGCGCTTCTATATTTTTCTTCCGGTTATTATCGGATTATCTGTTGTGACTTGGCTTTTTTACGAAGAATTTGATTCTGCACTATTTAAAGATATTCATTTGTCTTCACGTTTGTTGGGAGGACTCTTACTAGCTTTCTTTTTTATGTTTGGACGTGACGCTGGTTTGATATGGCGTTTCCGGTTAATTAGTGATCATTCATTAAGCTGGCGGCAGGCTTTTAATGTGAATATGCTCTGTGAATTTACTTCAGCTGTTACTCCTTCATCTGTTGGAGGGAGCAGTCTCATTGTTTTATTTTTGAATAAAGAGGGCATTAATGCAGGACGTAGTTCGGCGCTGATGATTTCTTGTCTCTTTTTAGACGAATTGTTCTTGGTTTTAGCTTGTCCGGTGGCACTCCTGCTTTTTTCTTTTTCCGACCTCTTTGGTGATGTGACCATTCTTTCATCGGGCATTCGCTTTTTCTTTTTTAGTATTTATGCGGCTATAAGTTTATGGACATTTCTTCTCTTCTTTGCTCTTTTTAAAAGACCGGAATATGTGAAGAGAATATTATTAGCTATTTTTCGTTTACCTTTTATCAGACGTTGGCGAAGATCGGTTGAAACATTGACTGAAAATTTAGTGCAAAGTTCTGGCGAAATGAGTCGGAAGCCGATGACTTTTTGGTTGCGGGCTTTTGGTATTACTTGTTTGTCATGGACATCTCGCTATTTGGTAGTTAATGCTTTGTTTTTTGCTTTTGCAACAGAAGGTAGTCAGTTGCTGGCATTTGCCAGACAATTGGTGTTATGGGTTTTAATGACGATCAGTCCCACACCCGGTGGAAGCGGAGTGAGCGAATATATTTTTCAAATATATTATGCTGATTTTTTTGCAGTAAGCGGAATGGCATTAGTTGTTACTTTTGTTTGGAGAATTATTACCTATTATATGTATCTTTTTATCGGCGCATTAATCATACCTACATGGGTGAAGAATTTGAAGAATTAA
- a CDS encoding co-chaperone GroES — translation MNIKPLADRVLILPAPAEEKTIGGIIIPDTAKEKPLKGEVVAVGHGTKDEEMVLKVGDTVLYGKYAGTELEVEGGKYLIMRQSDVLAVLG, via the coding sequence ATGAACATTAAACCATTAGCAGACAGAGTGCTTATACTCCCTGCACCTGCAGAAGAAAAAACAATTGGTGGTATCATTATTCCTGATACGGCGAAAGAAAAACCTTTGAAGGGTGAAGTTGTGGCAGTAGGCCATGGTACGAAAGATGAAGAAATGGTATTGAAGGTAGGTGACACAGTTCTCTACGGAAAATATGCCGGCACAGAGTTGGAAGTAGAGGGTGGCAAGTACCTCATTATGCGTCAGAGCGACGTTCTTGCTGTTTTGGGTTAA
- a CDS encoding glycosyltransferase has protein sequence MIGLFNDCFPPIMDGVSLTTQNYAYWLHKKTQNVCVVTPKSPEAKDEGEYPVYRYSSIPIPMRKPYRLGFPRIDWPFHERINRLSFELVHAHCPFSSGALAMQISRSQKVPIIATFHSKYRADFERAISSKLLVDVLMKRVIRFYEAVDEVWIPQASVEETLREYGYKGKVEVVDNGNDLTVDASVEALRTAERARLGINENELMFLFVGQHIWEKNLSFLLQGLSLIKGQSFKMYFVGSGYASDELKKMAASLGLSDKVCFVGSIIEREKLKGYYAAADLFLFPSLYDNAPLVVREAAALSTPSVLIKGSTSSEIINDSENGFLTENRVEDFASRLTQLCMSPQLVKQVGERAAESIVRPWEDVAEEVYDRYVNLIKRTAK, from the coding sequence ATGATAGGGCTATTTAATGACTGCTTTCCACCGATAATGGACGGAGTATCTCTGACTACGCAGAATTATGCTTATTGGCTGCATAAAAAAACACAAAATGTATGTGTTGTTACTCCGAAATCTCCTGAAGCAAAAGATGAAGGTGAATATCCTGTATACCGATATTCTTCTATTCCTATACCTATGCGCAAACCTTACAGGCTTGGATTTCCTCGTATTGACTGGCCTTTCCACGAACGTATAAATCGGCTGTCGTTTGAGTTAGTGCATGCTCATTGCCCTTTTTCTTCGGGCGCACTGGCTATGCAGATTTCTCGCTCGCAGAAAGTACCTATTATTGCTACTTTTCATTCTAAATATAGGGCTGACTTTGAAAGAGCTATTTCAAGTAAATTACTGGTTGATGTTTTGATGAAACGGGTAATACGTTTTTATGAAGCTGTTGATGAGGTCTGGATTCCCCAAGCATCGGTTGAAGAAACGTTAAGAGAATATGGATATAAAGGAAAAGTAGAGGTAGTCGATAATGGGAATGATTTGACTGTTGATGCTTCTGTAGAAGCTCTGCGTACTGCAGAACGTGCACGTCTAGGTATTAATGAAAATGAACTAATGTTCTTGTTTGTTGGTCAACATATATGGGAGAAGAATCTGTCTTTTTTACTCCAGGGCTTATCTTTAATAAAGGGACAATCTTTTAAAATGTACTTTGTTGGCTCAGGTTATGCTTCGGATGAACTGAAAAAGATGGCAGCTTCACTTGGGCTTTCGGACAAAGTCTGTTTCGTGGGTAGTATCATTGAACGTGAAAAGCTTAAAGGATATTATGCTGCCGCCGATCTATTTCTATTTCCATCCTTGTATGATAATGCACCTTTGGTAGTACGGGAAGCCGCTGCTTTGTCTACTCCGTCTGTTTTAATAAAGGGTTCCACTTCCTCTGAAATTATAAATGATTCTGAAAATGGTTTTTTAACCGAGAATAGAGTTGAAGATTTTGCTTCCCGGTTGACGCAACTATGTATGTCACCTCAACTTGTCAAGCAAGTAGGAGAGAGGGCGGCGGAGAGTATTGTTCGACCTTGGGAAGATGTGGCGGAAGAGGTTTATGACAGATATGTCAATCTGATTAAACGTACCGCTAAATAA